In the genome of Vicia villosa cultivar HV-30 ecotype Madison, WI linkage group LG7, Vvil1.0, whole genome shotgun sequence, one region contains:
- the LOC131616069 gene encoding 3-hydroxyisobutyryl-CoA hydrolase-like protein 1, mitochondrial yields the protein MALQCRTKAARRLLQQMANHHHHQRQHLSQIPSLSDDHHHNVLVEGNGYSRLALLNRSSALNAINTSMAGRLHKLYRSWEDNPDIGFVMVKGSGRAFAAGGDIVALYRFLKEGNMEACKEFFRTIYSFIYLLGTYLKPHVALLNGITMGGGAGISIPGTFRVATDKTVFATPEVLIGFHPDAAASFYLSRLPGHLGEYLALTGEKLNGVEMVACGLATHYSLLARLPLIEEQLGKLVTDDPSVIETTLEQYGDLVYPDSSSVLQRLEIVDKCFCHDTVEEIVDALEVAASETKEPWCISTLNRLKEASPLSLKVSLRSIREGRFQTLDQCLLREYRMTLQAISKQISNDFCEGVRARMVDKDMAPKWDPPTLEKVSLDMVDQYFLPLSEFEPDLELPTKSREAFL from the exons ATGGCGTTGCAATGCAGAACCAAGGCAGCACGGAGGTTGTTACAACAAATGGCAAACCACCACCATCACCAACGGCAGCACCTCAGCCAAATCCCCTCTCTCTCCGATGATCATCACCATAAC GTTTTGGTTGAAGGAAATGGATACTCCAGACTCGCTCTACTCAACCGATCCTCCGCTCTCAATGCTATCAACACCTCCATG GCTGGTAGACTGCATAAACTTTATAGAAGCTGGGAAGATAACCCTGATATAGGTTTTGTCATGGTAAAg GGCAGTGGCCGGGCATTTGCAGCTGGTGGAGATATTGTCGCGCTTTATCGTTTTTTAAAAGAAG GGAACATGGAAGCCTGCAAAGAATTTTTTAGAACAATATATAGCTTTATATACCTACTAGGTACATATTTGAAGCCACAT GTAGCTCTTTTGAATGGCATTACCATGGGTGGTGGGGCAGGAATTTCAATCCCTGGAACATTCCGAGTTGCAACAGACAAAACT GTTTTTGCTACCCCTGAAGTTCTTATTGGTTTCCATCCCGATGCTGCAGCATCTTTTTATCTTTCACGTCTACCTGGTCACTTAG GAGAGTACTTGGCTCTTACAGGGGAAAAGCTCAACGGAGTAGAGATGGTTGCCTGTGGGCTTGCTACACATTATTCACTACTTGCA AGGCTTCCACTGATTGAAGAACAGCTCGGGAAATTGGTTACTGATGATCCATCTGTCATAGAAACCACTTTAGAACAGTATGGTGATCTTGTATATCCAGACAGCAGTAGTGTACTACAAAG gCTTGAAATTGTAGATAAATGCTTTTGCCATGACACAGTTGAAGAGATTGTTGATGCATTG GAAGTTGCGGCGAGTGAAACAAAAGAACCATGGTGCATTTCTACCTTAAATAGACTTAAAGAAGCTTCTCCATTGAGCTTGAAGGTTTCCTTAAGATCT ATACGAGAAGGTAGATTTCAGACCCTTGATCAGTGCTTGTTGCGCGAGTACCGAATGACTTTACAAGCAATATCTAAACAAATATCCAATGACTTCTGTGAG GGAGTGAGGGCACGCATGGTGGACAAGGACATGGCACCAAAG TGGGATCCTCCAACCTTGGAAAAGGTGTCTCTAGATATGGTGGATCAGTACTTCTTACCTCTAAGTGAATTTGAACCTGATCTAGAGCTGCCAACAAAATCCCGGGAAGCTTTTTTGTAG